The following proteins are encoded in a genomic region of Arachis ipaensis cultivar K30076 chromosome B02, Araip1.1, whole genome shotgun sequence:
- the LOC107627737 gene encoding uncharacterized protein LOC107627737: protein MKQPPGYEQGDPSLVCKLTKALYGLKQVPREWYHKLASGLREIDFEATKSDISVFIQNLSGLKTYVLVYVDDIIVTGESTELVKEVIAKLNVKFALKDMGDLHYFLGIQVNKTCDEGLILTQQKYIHEVLKKAGMVGCAPCHTPLPSTVKITALGGSSFCDPQLYRSIIESHWKLVKRVLRYLSGTSSYGLHLKQKTSLGITAYSDSNWVGDPDDRKFTNGYCIFLGTNLISWASKKQTVVARSSTEVEYKSMVEAVAELTWIKTMMKELLHPLPEAPMMYYDNLSAVVLASNPILHSKSKHFEIDLHFVCNFVNSKAIWVSHIPGSVQVADILTKTIPSESFLHFWGKLSVHNQQQITSSQLVQVTTTEGSGDA, encoded by the exons ATGAAACAGCCTCCTGGCTATGAGCAAGGAGATCCCTCACTGGTGTGTAAGCTCACCAAAGCTCTCTATGGGTTGAAGCAAGTTCCAAGAGAGTGGTATCATAAGCTGGCCAGTGGTTTAAGGGAGATTGACTTTGAAGCTACAAAGTCTGATATCTCAGTCTTCATTCAGAATCTCAGTGGACTAAAGACCTATGTGCttgtgtatgttgatgacattatagTAACTGGGGAGTCAACAGAGCTTGTGAAGGAGGTTATAGCAAAGCTGAATGTTAAGTTTGCTTTGAAAGACATGGGAGATCTTCACTATTTTCTTGGAATCCAGGTAAACAAAACCTGTGATGAAGGGCTGATACTTACTCAACAAAAGTACATTCATGAAGTCCTAAAGAAAGCTGGCATGGTGGGTTGTGCACCCTGCCATACTCCCTTGCCTTCCACAGTAAAGATCACAGCCCTTGGAGGTTCCAGCTTCTGTGATCCGCAGCTGTACAGGTCAATCATTG AGTCTCATTGGAAGCTAGTCAAACGAGTACTAAGGTATCTCAGTGGCACATCCAGCTATGGTTTACACCTAAAACAGAAAACTTCCTTGGGAATAACTGCTTATAGTGATTCGAACTGGGTTGGAGACCCAGATGATAGAAAATTCACCAATGGCTATTGCATTTTTCTTGGGACAAACCTCATCTCCTGGGCATCAAAGAAGCAGACAGTGGTAGCTAGATCCAGCACTGAAGTTGAGTACAAGAGCATGGTAGAGGCAGTGGCAGAGCTGACTTGGATAAAGACTATGATGAAGGAGCTATTGCATCCTCTACCAGAAGCACCAATGATGTACTATGATAATTTAAGTGCTGTCGTACTTGCTTCTAATCCCATTCTGCACTCTAAGTCCAAGCATTTTGAAATTGACTTACATTTTGTCTGTAACTTTGTTAACAGCAAGGCAATTTGGGTCAGTCATATTCCAGGATCAGTTCAAGTAGCGGATATCCTCACAAAGACAATACCCTCTGAGAGCTTTCTTCACTTTTGGGGCAAGCTGAGTGTTCACAATCAGCAGCAAATCACTAGTTCACAACTGGTCCAAGTGACAACAACTGAAGGTAGTGGTGATGCTTGA